From one Lotus japonicus ecotype B-129 chromosome 3, LjGifu_v1.2 genomic stretch:
- the LOC130743803 gene encoding uncharacterized protein LOC130743803 has product MKNIVLETYSGKADPKEHLLYFNTKMVISAASDAVKCRMFPATFKGTAMAWFTTLPRGSITNFRDFSSKFLIQFSASKTKQLTIEDLYNVRQSKGETLKQYVERFSAAFVKIEESEPHACARAFKNGLQPRKLNSKLSRKPAQSMAEIRT; this is encoded by the coding sequence atgaagaatattGTCCTTGAGACGTATAGCGGGAAAGCTGATCCCAAGGAGCATCTGCTATActttaacacaaaaatggtaATTAGTGCCGCTTCCGACGCAGTAAAGTGTAGGATGTTTCCAGCTACGTTCAAAGGCACGGctatggcgtggttcacaactctaCCCCGAGGATCGATCACAAATTTTCGTGATTTCTCATCAAAGTTCCTCATCCAGTTTTCCGCCAGTAAAACCAAGCAGCTGACAATTGAGGATCTGTACAATGTCCGCCAGTCCAAGGGTGAGACTTTGAAGCAGTACGTGGAACGGTTCAGCGCGGCGTTCGTCAAGATTGAGGAATCAGAGCCGCATGCTTGTGCGCGTGCCTTCAAGAACGGGTTGCAGCCAAGGAAGCTGAATAGCAAATTGAGCCGTAAGCCAGCTCAGTCCATGGCAGAGATCCGCACGTGA